TGATTGGGATAAACCGTTTAGCCTTAGCGCTCCTGTAAACACACCGGGCTGGGAAGCCCAACCATCTATAAGTGCCGATGGCCGTACGCTATATTTTGTTAGCAACCGTAAAGGTGGTTACGGCGGATACGATATATGGCGATCGACGTTGTCTGATAAAGGCTGGAGTGAACCGGAAAACATGGGGCCTAATGTGAATACAGCATACGACGAACAATCGCCGTTTATACACCCCGACGATAGCACCTTTTACTTTAGCAGCAACGGCTGGCCGGGAATGGGTAACAAGGACCTGTTTATTACCCGTTTGGGTAAGGACGGTAACTGGCAAAAGCCCGAAAATTTGGGCTATCCCATCAACTCCAGCGGCGACGAAAATGGGCTTACGCTAACGGCCAATGGTTCTTACGCCTTTTTCTCATCTGATAACCTCAAAGGCTTTGGCGGATATGATATATACACCTTTGAACTGCCTGCCAACCTGCGGCCCAATATTGTGACCTATGTAAAAGGCAATGTAACTGATGTTAAAACGAAAGAGCCTTTAGAAGCTGCTGTAGAAATTATAGACCTGCAAAAGGATATAGCCGTTTACCAGGATTATAGTTCGGAAGATCGAGGTGATTTTTTGGCTACGCTTTCGGCAGGGAAAAATTATGGCTTAAACATATCAAGGGCAGGTTATTTGTTTTACTCTGATAACTTTTCATTAATCGGCTTAAAAGATAAAACAGCTTTTAATTTATCGGTGCAATTGTCACCTATTGAAGTGGGTAACAAAGTGATACTAAAGAATATCTTTTTTGATAGTAATAAGTATGAGCTGAAAAACGAATCGAAAACTGAACTTCAGAAATTGATAGAATTTTTAACCATCAATCCTACAGTACATATCGAAATATCGGGCTATACAGATGATGTAGGGAACGATCAGGCCAATTTAGTGCTATCAGAGAGCCGGGCGAAGGCTGTTTATAATTATATAGCCGCGCATGCTATAAATGCGTCCAGACTCGTTTATAAAGGCTATGGCAAGTCCGAACCGATTGCCCCCAACACTTCTGAAGATAACCGCAGTAAAAATCGCAGAACAGAGTTTAAGATAATAGCCAAATAAAGCTGGAAGCTTTAAATAAAAAAGCAGAAAGTCTTTCGGCCATCTGCTTTTATCGTTTGTTTTTGCTAATACTTTAATTCCCTACTTCTGATAGGAATTTAATGCGCATCAACTGTACTTCTTCGCGGGTATAATCATCAGCCCCTAATTCAGATAAGGCATCATCGATCGAGTCTATCTCGGCCGTTTTAAAGTAATCGTAAACTTCTTCCTGCTTATCTTCATCAATTACCTCGTCGATGTAATAGTTCAAATTAAGCTTTGTGCCCGAGTTTACTATTGTTTCTACCTCTTTTAGTATCTCTTCGTAAGTTAGGCCTTTAGAGGCCGCTATATCGTCTAAATTTAAGTGCCTGTCTATGTTTTGTATAATAAAAACTTTAAGTGCCGATTTATTAGCCGCGCTTTTTATAACCATATCAACCGGGCGGTCAATATCATTATCTTCCACATACTTTTTGATCAGATCAATAAACGGCGCGCCAAACTTTAAAGCCTTACCGGCACCCACGCCCGATATCTGTTTCAGTTCTTCGGTATTGATTGGATAATGCGTGCACATCTCCTCTAACGAAGGATCCTGAAAAATAACGAATGGTGGCAATCCTTTTTGCTTTGCCAGCTTTTTACGCAGGTCTTTCAGCATCTGCAATAACTCGGTATCTAATGCACCGCCGCCTTGTTTAGGGCCGTCTTCGCTTTCATCTTCATCTGTTGGGCCCATTTCGCGGTTCAGCAAAAAGCGTATACTGTATGGGTTATCAATAAAGGCATTACCGGTTTTGGTTAAGTGTAATAATCCATATTGGTCAATATCTTTAGCCAGGAAGTTGTTTAACAGCGCTTGCCTTAATAACGAGTTCCAAAGATTTTCGCCATCTGCAATACCCGAACCAAAATACTCCAGCTTATCATGCTCGTAGCTTTTCACCTGTGCATCATCCTTACCCATTAAAATATTGATAAGGTGGTTATCGTCAAACTTCTCTCCTATCTGTTTTAACAGGCTCAAAGCTTTATGCAGGTGTAATTCCCCGTCAAAATGTTGTTTAGGGCCGCAGCAATTGTCGCACATGTTATTACAGCCAGCCTCGTTAAAGTTCTCGCCAAAATAATGTAACAATTGTTTACGCCTGCATACCGATGACTCAGCGTAGTCTATTACTTCTTTCAGTATTTGGGTGCCAATTTCCCGTTCGGCAACGGGCTTGTCTTTCATAAACTTTTGCAGTTTATCAATATCCTTTCCCGAATAAAACGCCACACATACACCTTCGCCACCATCGCGGCCGGCGCGGCCGGTCTCCTGGTAGTAGCCTTCCATGCTTTTTGGCATATCGTGATGGATAACATAACGAACATCCGGCTTATCTATGCCCATACCAAAGGCAATAGTGGCCACAATCACATCTACATCTTCCATCAGGAATTTGTCTTGTGTATCGGCACGCACTTTAGGGTCTAAACCCGCGTGATAAGGCAAAGCCTTTACACCGTTAAGATTAAGTGCTTCTGCAACTTCCTCAACCTTTTTACGGCTAAGGCAGTATATAATGCCCGATTTACCCTGGTTTTGTTTTACAAATTTTACAATTTCTTTTATGGCATTACGCTTAGCCCTAACCTCATAAAATAAATTCGACCTGTTGAATGATGACTTGTAAACCGTTGCATTATTCATTTGCAGGTTTTTCTGTATATCCTGCTGTACTTTAGGCGTTGCTGTGGCTGTTAAGGCAATAATTGGTATATCATCACCTATGTTGCTTATGACCTGCCTTATTTTTCGGTATTCAGGCCTAAAATCATGCCCCCACTCAGATATACAGTGCGCTTCATCAACAGCAACAAACGATACCTGGTTTAATCTTAAAAAGTCAACATTCTCTTGCTTGGTCAAAGATTCGGGTGCTACATAAAGCAGTTTAGTTTTGCCGCTTAGCACATCATCCTTAACACGTAAAATATCTGTTTTTGTCAACGATGAATTCAGGAAGTGAGCGATACTATCTGATCCTCCGAAGGCCCTTAACTGGTCGACCTGATTTTTCATTAGTGCGATGAGCGGGGAAATTACAATTGCTGTGCCTTCGCTCATTAACGCAGGCAACTGATAACACATTGATTTGCCGCCACCTGTGGGCATAATCACAAAGGTATCGTTACCTGCTAAAATATTTGTGATGATCGCCTCTTGCTCTCCCTTAAAATTATCGAACCCGAAAAAATTTTGAAGATTATCAAAAAGCGACTTTTTAGTCTCTATCATTACTTAATAACGTTTGGAAATATTGTTTCAAAATAACAAAAATTTATAAATAAACGGTAGGTATTGTTAAAAATTTTATACTTAAATGATTATTCTATTAAAAACAATTTGTTTATTTATCGGGTTAAAGAAGTGGTAAACCAAT
This portion of the Inquilinus sp. KBS0705 genome encodes:
- the recQ gene encoding DNA helicase RecQ, encoding METKKSLFDNLQNFFGFDNFKGEQEAIITNILAGNDTFVIMPTGGGKSMCYQLPALMSEGTAIVISPLIALMKNQVDQLRAFGGSDSIAHFLNSSLTKTDILRVKDDVLSGKTKLLYVAPESLTKQENVDFLRLNQVSFVAVDEAHCISEWGHDFRPEYRKIRQVISNIGDDIPIIALTATATPKVQQDIQKNLQMNNATVYKSSFNRSNLFYEVRAKRNAIKEIVKFVKQNQGKSGIIYCLSRKKVEEVAEALNLNGVKALPYHAGLDPKVRADTQDKFLMEDVDVIVATIAFGMGIDKPDVRYVIHHDMPKSMEGYYQETGRAGRDGGEGVCVAFYSGKDIDKLQKFMKDKPVAEREIGTQILKEVIDYAESSVCRRKQLLHYFGENFNEAGCNNMCDNCCGPKQHFDGELHLHKALSLLKQIGEKFDDNHLINILMGKDDAQVKSYEHDKLEYFGSGIADGENLWNSLLRQALLNNFLAKDIDQYGLLHLTKTGNAFIDNPYSIRFLLNREMGPTDEDESEDGPKQGGGALDTELLQMLKDLRKKLAKQKGLPPFVIFQDPSLEEMCTHYPINTEELKQISGVGAGKALKFGAPFIDLIKKYVEDNDIDRPVDMVIKSAANKSALKVFIIQNIDRHLNLDDIAASKGLTYEEILKEVETIVNSGTKLNLNYYIDEVIDEDKQEEVYDYFKTAEIDSIDDALSELGADDYTREEVQLMRIKFLSEVGN
- a CDS encoding OmpA family protein, producing MRALSLLILLCLITLGLYAQQRQYSTTDSEAIKQFALANRSLDEHLYDEAIQQLNLAINADAKFVEARAVLGDVLRLRRQYKPAIDQFRKVLALNPEYNRAIYLKLGDSEVTDAQYVPAQEHLEKYLTYPNITAQNTAYAQKLISDCKFSIQALLHPVAFKPVNMGANINTVNDEYLPVATADESTLIFTRKVNNNEDFYKSDKLNNSWQTSVYLSNIINTPTFNEGAQSISQDGKYLFFTGCNRPDGLGRCDIYIAQKKGDDWDKPFSLSAPVNTPGWEAQPSISADGRTLYFVSNRKGGYGGYDIWRSTLSDKGWSEPENMGPNVNTAYDEQSPFIHPDDSTFYFSSNGWPGMGNKDLFITRLGKDGNWQKPENLGYPINSSGDENGLTLTANGSYAFFSSDNLKGFGGYDIYTFELPANLRPNIVTYVKGNVTDVKTKEPLEAAVEIIDLQKDIAVYQDYSSEDRGDFLATLSAGKNYGLNISRAGYLFYSDNFSLIGLKDKTAFNLSVQLSPIEVGNKVILKNIFFDSNKYELKNESKTELQKLIEFLTINPTVHIEISGYTDDVGNDQANLVLSESRAKAVYNYIAAHAINASRLVYKGYGKSEPIAPNTSEDNRSKNRRTEFKIIAK